A window of Vigna unguiculata cultivar IT97K-499-35 chromosome 4, ASM411807v1, whole genome shotgun sequence contains these coding sequences:
- the LOC114180482 gene encoding ankyrin repeat domain-containing protein 50-like, with protein MDRLIKLEPSNTILIRVEPGQKCHGKITLHNVMHTMPVAFRLQPLIKTRYVVKPYSGIISPLATLTVEIIYHTPSTTTTTILHHSNDSFLLHSVLVPGAAIREPSSMFDAVPSDWFKKKQVFTDSGIRVMFLGSHILSQLVSLGENDEVREALERSDPSWRIVDSTDPRGQTLLHLAIAQGRPDLVQLLLEFEADTEATNRSGLTPLEAAASCNETLIVELLLARRAITERAEMAAFGPIHHAAGGGHVEVLRLLLLKGAKVDSLTKDGNTALHVAVEERRRDCVRLLLANGARTDLKNAREGDTPLHMAAAAGDESMVKLLLQRGNNADKDVRNAQGKTAYDVAVENGHERLYDALSLGDKLCTAAKKGEVRTIQKLLEKGADLNGRDQHGWSALHRASFKGRIDVVKVLVESGVEVDAKDEEGYTALHCAAEAGHADVTEFLVKKGADVEARTRKGVSALQITESLNYVGITRVLVNGGASRENSDRVAAFKSSKIMEGGGVVKKRRGLNNGAAFGRSLALAVL; from the exons ATGGACAGGCTCATAAAGTTAGAGCCTTCAAACACAATCCTAATCAGAGTAGAACCAGGGCAAAAGTGCCATGGCAAAATCACCTTACACAACGTCATGCACACAATGCCAGTGGCCTTCAGGCTTCAACCCCTCATCAAAACCCGTTACGTAGTGAAGCCCTACTCAGGTATCATCTCCCCCTTAGCCACGCTCACCGTAGAAATCATCTATCATAcaccctccaccaccaccaccacaatccTCCACCACTCCAACGACTCCTTCCTCCTACACAGCGTCTTGGTCCCCGGAGCCGCCATCAGGGAACCCTCGTCCATGTTCGACGCCGTTCCCTCCGACTGgttcaagaaaaaacaagtcTTCACCGACAGCGGCATAAGGGTCATGTTTTTAGGGTCACACATTCTGTCCCAGTTGGTCTCGCTCGGGGAAAACGATGAGGTGAGGGAAGCTCTGGAGAGAAGCGACCCTTCCTGGAGAATCGTCGACAGCACCGACCCACGTGGCCAGACGTTGCTCCACTTGGCGATCGCGCAGGGAAGACCTGACCTCGTTCAACTGCTTCTGGAGTTCGAGGCCGATACCGAGGCAACGAACCGTTCTGGGTTGACCCCACTTGAGGCTGCAGCGTCGTGCAACGAAACATTGATCGTGGAGCTTCTTCTGGCCCGCAGGGCCATAACGGAGCGAGCCGAAATGGCGGCGTTTGGGCCGATTCATCACGCGGCTGGAGGAGGACACGTGGAGGTCCTGAGACTGCTCTTGCTCAAAGGCGCCAAAGTGGACTCGCTCACGAAAGACGGCAACACTGCTTTGCACGTTGCAGTTGAGGAGCGTAGAAGAGACTGTGTTAGACTTCTTCTAGCCAACGGTGCCAGAACTGATCTTAAGAACGCAAGAGAAG GTGACACCCCTTTGCACATGGCAGCAGCAGCAGGAGACGAGAGCATGGTCAAGCTCCTGCTACAGAGGGGCAACAATGCCGACAAGGATGTCCGAAACGCGCAAGGAAAAACCGCCTACGACGTGGCGGTGGAGAACGGCCACGAGCGCCTCTACGACGCCCTGAGCCTGGGCGACAAGCTGTGCACGGCGGCGAAGAAAGGCGAAGTGAGAACCATCCAGAAGCTTCTGGAGAAGGGCGCGGACCTTAACGGGAGGGACCAGCATGGTTGGAGCGCGCTGCACCGAGCGTCGTTCAAAGGGCGAATCGACGTGGTGAAGGTTCTGGTGGAGAGTGGGGTGGAGGTGGACGCGAAGGACGAGGAAGGGTACACGGCACTGCACTGTGCGGCGGAGGCGGGGCACGCAGACGTGACGGAGTTTTTGGTGAAGAAAGGTGCGGACGTTGAGGCGAGGACTAGGAAGGGTGTGAGCGCGTTGCAGATAACAGAGTCGTTGAACTACGTTGGGATCACGAGGGTTCTTGTTAACGGTGGGGCTAGTAGGGAAAATTCTGATAGAGTCGCTGCGTTTAAGAGTAGTAAGATAATGGAAGGTGGGGGTGTTGTGAAGAAGAGGAGGGGTTTGAATAATGGTGCTGCTTTTGGTCGTTCATTGGCTCTGGCTGTGCTATAA
- the LOC114180480 gene encoding uncharacterized protein LOC114180480, with translation MCPVENRLAFTMYMLTGEAKHWWTSTKSIMEEREEPVTWEAFRGKFLSEYFPDSVRYAKEVEFLQLTQGGKSVADYAEKFKHLSRFYTLPLDEELRCQKFENGLRGDIRLMITPLSIKDFAALVEKARVMEKMKNEVEGQRPQQLQRIGGPSGFKPRHEERRKPYDRPHHQPQDSRSFPLSRVEYSVTYAEALI, from the coding sequence ATGTGCCCGGTGGAGAACAGATTAGCCTTCACAATGTACATGCTTACGGGGGAGGCAAAACATTGGTGGACCAGCACAaaatccatcatggaggagagagAGGAGCCTGTGACGTGGGAGGCATTCAGGGGGAAATTCCTCTCCGAGTACTTCCCCGACAGTGTACGatatgccaaggaggtggaattcctccagcTCACCCAGGGAGGGAAGTCAGTAGCTGAttatgctgagaagttcaagcatCTCAGTCGCTTCTATACACTGCCGCTTGATGAGGAGTTGAGATGCCAAAAATTTGAGAACGGCCTCAGGGGAGACATCCGCTTAATGATAACCCCTCTATCCATCAAGGACTTCGCTGCACTAGTGGAGAAAGCACGAGTAATggaaaagatgaagaatgaaGTGGAAGGGCAGCGCCCACAACAACTCCAGAGGAtaggtggaccatctgggttcAAACCGAGGCACGAGGAGAGGAGGAAGCCTTATGACAGACCTCACCATCAGCCTCAGGATTCTAGGAGTTTTCCCCTCAGCAGGGTCGAGTATAGTGTTACATATGCGGAGGCCCTCATCTGA